The Setaria viridis chromosome 2, Setaria_viridis_v4.0, whole genome shotgun sequence DNA window GCACGTGTGTTGTCACTAACGTGGGTCATGTGAGAGCAACGGTCATCCTACCCTAGAACTCGCCGTACAAAGACCATATTACCATGGCATTATGCGCAGGTAAAGTAGATGCTCGACCAATAACGATAGATCTTGCGGGTGTGCCAAGTCTTGATCAAAGTCATTCGACTTATCCTTCCGCTGTCAAAACTTGCCCCTCATTGGCTGCTGGCTTGGTCAGTGAAATATATGGCGGGAGACGGTGGCGTGCAAACTGCAAATTCACCAGGCCGGTGAGAAGtacccatcttcttcctccctcgcTTATTACCAGAGCACGGCCGGTCGGAACGCACAGACGCCGATGATGTGGCCTCTGCTCCtacccctcctcgccgccgcggccagcgccaagatcacgccgccgccgccgccgcctgccccgtcGCCAACGACGCCGTGGCCGGAGCAGTTCCACGCGGTGGTGATCACCAACCTGACGTCAAAAAGCGGCAGGCTGCAGGTGATCGACAGCTACTACGACTGGCCGCGGGGGCGCTCCGTGAACGTCATCCGCGACcagctctccgccgccggcgagccgccgctcCGGAACGTCGAGTGGGCCAACGGCACCTCCTTCCTCTTCGACGCCGCGTCCTGCTGGACCTTCCACTTCGCCGTGGGCCTCCTGCCGCCCGACTGGAAGAAGGCCCGCGGCGCCGCCTACCtgggccgcggccgcctcgaCGGCTTCGACTGCCACGTCTGGTCCAACTTCCTCTTCGCACGCTACTACGAGGAcgtcgccaccggccgccccgtCGGATGGAACTTCAACGGTCGGTGTTCAACTAATTACGACCTGCAAATCCCCGTCTTGAATTAGTTTCCTGATTATTCTGCCTAGAATTATTCTAAATTCTCTCCGTTCTGCGGATGGTCAGTACGAATGAATCAGCTTGATGAAGCTAGCAGAACAAGTTTATGATGATTGCTTCATGTGATCTTTGTTTTCCAGGGATGGAGCGGCATGTGCTGAGCTTTGAGGCAGGGGCAGTGCTGCCGGACTCCGGCAAGTGGCAGGCGCCGGCTTACTGCTTCAATGGCAGCAACGCCGACGCCCCTGCTCCTTCTCCGGTTGATCAGCTGATTCGCCGGGGCTCCAGCTGCAGCTAAAGGTCCTCCACAGTGTGTTGCCAGAGTGATGCCcaaagagaagagaaaagaTTTGGGCATCACTCCTACCACTGCAGGAGGTGATGCTAATTTTCAGTGATGCTGAGAAAATTGAGAGCGAGACATCTAAGTATATACAAAAGGACTTATTTGTCAAAATATGAAAGAACCAACCTTTTAAGTATTATTTTGGTGAAGCCAATGTTTCGATCGAGTGGCAAATTGTCGAAACTACATGTATGGTAAATATGTGATGGCAATTTAAATAGCAAACCATTAGTCTTGAATCAACCCTTTTGAGAAACCTTTTCATTCTTATCTACAAATATATAGCACATCAAGCTTCTATTTTATAAACAACATGCTATAAAGCAAAATAATTTCTTGTTAGAATTCATTTTTAAAATTACTGATATAGATATTTATCAATGTGATGAAAAGAACAAATTTCTTGAATCATTATCATATTAACACATAGTTTAATTTTGATCACATTCTAAAATAATAATAGAGTGAATAATTAGAAGAGTACTATGAGGCTATGCTTGGAAGATGGTGGACCTTGCACTTGAGAAGTTTGCTCTATTGACATCCCTAACATGTGGTTTCGCACATTTGACACCTAAAACATAAGGTTGCGTGATTTCCTAGCATTTCCACCTTTTTATATCggtcccttttctttttgccgtGTTGGGCATTTGAAATGACCATCTTAGCCCCTGAACGACGCACTGCCTTCCTTTTGCTCCCGTTGAACAGTATTTCGTAACATGTTTTCACATGAACTTTGCAGCCACACCAAGTGACATGCCACAATATATTTTTGCACAAATATTACTATGTTAGAGCAACACAAAA harbors:
- the LOC117842721 gene encoding uncharacterized protein At4g14100 → MMWPLLLPLLAAAASAKITPPPPPPAPSPTTPWPEQFHAVVITNLTSKSGRLQVIDSYYDWPRGRSVNVIRDQLSAAGEPPLRNVEWANGTSFLFDAASCWTFHFAVGLLPPDWKKARGAAYLGRGRLDGFDCHVWSNFLFARYYEDVATGRPVGWNFNGMERHVLSFEAGAVLPDSGKWQAPAYCFNGSNADAPAPSPVDQLIRRGSSCS